A part of Capsicum annuum cultivar UCD-10X-F1 chromosome 6, UCD10Xv1.1, whole genome shotgun sequence genomic DNA contains:
- the LOC107872905 gene encoding cytochrome P450 CYP72A219, with translation MAAAMLIGATIGILVAFLFGKVLYTVWWWPKMIEKKLEEEGIHGYPYKVLFGNLKEMMKMSKEAKKQPLLNHDIIPWVNPLLQQLSNTYKKIFVLWVGPTPRVTVTDPKLIREVLNRYNEFHKPEANAFIHLFVTGLASYDGEKWDSHRKILNPAFHVEKLKRMFPAFSVCCDEMINRWEELVGKTGSCELDVLDEFLNLGGDVISRAAFGSNIEEGRSIFLLQKEQCELILASPFTLFFPSLRFLPTASNRKAKYIHKKVISLVRGIIEKREDAVRRGESDDDDILGLLLKARNGENKSKAGRGSGLSTDDVIEECKEFYFAGQDTTTALLSWTMVVLSMHPEWQDKARNEVFQFIGKNKPKFDDLNQLKIINMIFQEVLRLYPAIFLIRSTSKNIKLGDMTIPAGVQVCVPTHLVHRDPEVWGEDALVFNPERFSEGVSKAAKDQMYFPFGWGPRMCIGLNFGMMEAKLILSQILQRFWFELSPSYTHAPLLTLIMRPQYGAQIIVHKL, from the exons ATGGCAGCTGCAATGCTAATTGGTGCAACAATTGGGATTTTGGTGGCCTTTTTATTTGGGAAAGTATTGTACACAGTATGGTGGTGGCCAAAGATGATAGAAAAGAAGTTGGAGGAGGAAGGTATCCATGGCTATCCCTACAAGGTGTTGTTTGGGAACCTTAAAGAGATGATGAAAATGTCTAAAGAAGCAAAGAAACAACCCTTGTTAAATCATGATATCATTCCTTGGGTTAATCCTCTTCTTCAGCAACTTTCTAACACGTACA AGAAAATATTTGTGTTGTGGGTTGGACCAACACCTCGCGTGACAGTTACAGATCCAAAGTTAATTAGAGAAGTGTTGAACAGATATAATGAATTCCACAAGCCTGAAGCCAATGCTTTCATCCACTTATTTGTTACTGGACTTGCCAGTTACGATGGTGAAAAGTGGGACAGCCACAGAAAGATACTGAACCCTGCCTTTCATGTAGAGAAGCTAAAG AGGATGTTCCCAGCATTTAGTGTGTGTTGTGACGAAATGATAAATAGATGGGAGGAATTGGTTGGCAAAACAGGAAGCTGTGAGTTGGATGTGTTAGACGAGTTTCTAAACTTAGGTGGAGATGTCATATCAAGAGCTGCATTTGGTAGCAATATTGAAGAAGGAAGGTCCATTTTCCTACTTCAAAAGGAGCAGTGCGAGCTTATTTTGGCTTCTCCATTCACCCTTTTCTTTCCCTCCCTAAG GTTTCTTCCAACAGCATCAAACAGAAAAGCGAAGTACATCCACAAGAAAGTTATATCATTGGTAAGAGGAATAATAGAGAAGCGTGAAGATGCAGTACGAAGAGGAGAGTCGGACGATGATGATATTTTAGGCTTACTCCTAAAAGCAAGAAATGGAGAGAACAAGTCTAAAGCAGGCAGAGGAAGTGGACTATCAACCGATGATGTGATTGAAGAATGTAAGGAGTTCTACTTTGCAGGACAAGATACAACCACAGCTCTGCTTTCTTGGACTATGGTGGTCTTGAGCATGCACCCTGAGTGGCAAGACAAAGCTAGGAATGAAGTGTTTCAATTCATTGGGAAAAACAAACCAAAGTTTGATGACTTGAATCAACTAAAAATA ATTAACATGATCTTCCAAGAGGTATTGAGATTATACCCCGCAATATTTCTGATTCGAAGCACATCAAAGAACATCAAATTGGGAGACATGACAATTCCAGCAGGAGTACAGGTGTGCGTGCCCACTCACTTGGTTCATCGCGATCCCGAAGTATGGGGTGAAGATGCACTAGTGTTCAATCCTGAGAGGTTCTCCGAAGGGGTATCAAAAGCAGCAAAAGATCAAATGTATTTTCCCTTCGGTTGGGGTCCTCGGATGTGCATCGGTTTGAACTTTGGCATGATGGAAGCAAAGCTGATTTTATCTCAAATTCTGCAACGCTTTTGGTTTGAGCTCTCTCCTTCTTACACTCATGCCCCTCTGCTCACACTCATTATGAGGCCTCAATATGGTGCACAGATAATTGTGCACAAACTTTGA